From the Kitasatospora atroaurantiaca genome, the window ACGCCAAGTCGATGACGGTCTTCCTGAACGGCAACGCCATCTCCGAGCCCGACCGGCGCGGCGGCAAGATCATCGACGACTCCTTCCTGCTGATGTTCAACGCCCACTTCGAGCCGCTGGAGTTCACCGTGCCCGCCGACCACGGCAGGGAGTGGCAGGTGGTGGTGGACACCGCGCAGCCCGTCCTGCCGACCCCGGGCACCGGTGCCAGGGTCAAGGCCGGCGACACCCTCTGGCTGACCGACCGCTCGCTGATGGTGCTCCAGCGGCCGGCCTGAGACGACCGGCCTGAGACGACCGGTCGGATCATCCGTTCGTACCATTCGCACCCGGAGGGCCATACTGACGGCGCGGCGCGGGTAGGGATCACCCCATGACCTCCGCCGCAGCCTCCGCACAGCCACGCCCGGCGGGCGCCACGCCTCCCCCGCTGTCCACCTACCGCCTGCAGCTCCAGCCCGGCTTCACCCTGCACGACGCCGAGCAGGCCGTGCAGTACCTCGCCGCGCTCGGCGTCTCCCACCTGCACCTGTCGCCCCTGCTGGAGGCCGTACCCGGCTCCACCCACGGGTACGACACCGTCGACCACGGCCGGATCAGCGAGCAGCTCGGCGGCGAGGCCGCCCTGCGCTCGCTGGCCGCCGAGGCACACCGGCACGGCCTGCGGCTGATCGCCGACGTGGTGCCCAACCACATGGCCCTGCCGGTGCCCGAGCAGCTCAACCAGCCGCTCTGGCAGGTCCTGCGGGACGGCCCGGACTCGCCGTACGCCCACTGGTTCGACATCGACTGGACGGCGCAGCCCGGGCCGTCGGACGCCCCCGGCCGGGGCCGCCTGCTGCTCCCGCTGCTCGGCGACCGGCTCGGCGCGGTGCTGGACCAGCTGACGGTCGACGGCGAGGTGCTGCGCTACCACGAGCACGCCTTCCCGCTGCGCCCCGGCACCGCCGATCTGCCGCTGCCCGAGCTGCTGGAGCGCCAGTGGTACCGGCTGGCCTGGTGGCAGCTGGCCAGTGCCGAGCTCAACTACCGCCGCTTCTTCACCGTCAACGAGCTGATCGCCGTCCGGGTCGAGGTGCCCGAGGTCTTCGAGGCGACGCACCGCACGCTGCTGCGGCTGCACGCCGACGGCATCCTGGACGGCTTCCGGATCGACCACCCCGACGGCCTGGCCGACCCGCGCGGCTACCTGGAGCGGCTGGCCGAGGCCACCGGCGGGGCCTACACGGTGGTGGAGAAGATCCTCACCGGCCCCGAGAAGCTGCCCGCCGACTGGCCGTGCGCGGGCACCACCGGGTACGACGCGCTGCGCCGGATCGACGGGGTGCTCCTCGACCAGGTGGGCGCCGAGCGGCTGATCCTGGCGTACCGGCGCGACGTCGGCGACCCGCAGTGGGCGGACGAGGCCGCCCGGCGCGGGCGGGCCGACCTGACCGGGCCCGACGGGGAGCTGGCCGCCGAGGTCGACCGGCTGGTCCGGCTGGTCCAGGGCATCTGCGCCGCCGAGACGGCGCTGGCCGACCACGCTCCGTGGGCTCTGCGGCAGACGCTGCAGCGGCTGCTGACGGCCTACCCGGTGTACCGGCCGTACGTCCGGCCCGGCGAGCCGGCCCCGCTCCGGGCGGTCGCGGACGTCGAGGCGGCAGTGGCGGACGGCGACGCCACCGCCCAGCTGGTCCGCGACCTGGCGCTGGGCCGGCTCGGGCGCAGCCCGGCCAAGGACGAGTTCTGCACCCGCTTCGCCCAGACCGCCTCCGCCGTTGCCGCCAAGGGTGTCGAGGACACCGCGTTCTACCGCTGGAACGCGCTGCTCAGCCTGAACGAGGTAGGCGGCGACCCGGCCCACCCCGGCGTCAAGCCCGAGGACTTCCACCGGTGGTGCACCTACCAGGAGGAGCACTGGCCGTACTCGATGACGGCGCTCTCCACCCACGACACCAAGCGCAGCGCCGACGCCCGCGCCCGGCTCGCGGTGCTGGCCGAGGTGCCCGAGGCCTGGGCCGCCGAGTGCGCCGCCTGGACGACGGCGGCCGGGCCGTGCCCGGACCGCAGCACGGCCTGGCTGCTCTGGCAGACGCTGATCGCGGCCTGGCCGCTCAGCGCCGAGCGACTGGTCGCCACCCTGCTGAAGTCCGCCCGCGAGGCCAAGCAGCACACCTCCTGGACGGCCCCCGACGCCCGCTTC encodes:
- the treY gene encoding malto-oligosyltrehalose synthase, whose amino-acid sequence is MTSAAASAQPRPAGATPPPLSTYRLQLQPGFTLHDAEQAVQYLAALGVSHLHLSPLLEAVPGSTHGYDTVDHGRISEQLGGEAALRSLAAEAHRHGLRLIADVVPNHMALPVPEQLNQPLWQVLRDGPDSPYAHWFDIDWTAQPGPSDAPGRGRLLLPLLGDRLGAVLDQLTVDGEVLRYHEHAFPLRPGTADLPLPELLERQWYRLAWWQLASAELNYRRFFTVNELIAVRVEVPEVFEATHRTLLRLHADGILDGFRIDHPDGLADPRGYLERLAEATGGAYTVVEKILTGPEKLPADWPCAGTTGYDALRRIDGVLLDQVGAERLILAYRRDVGDPQWADEAARRGRADLTGPDGELAAEVDRLVRLVQGICAAETALADHAPWALRQTLQRLLTAYPVYRPYVRPGEPAPLRAVADVEAAVADGDATAQLVRDLALGRLGRSPAKDEFCTRFAQTASAVAAKGVEDTAFYRWNALLSLNEVGGDPAHPGVKPEDFHRWCTYQEEHWPYSMTALSTHDTKRSADARARLAVLAEVPEAWAAECAAWTTAAGPCPDRSTAWLLWQTLIAAWPLSAERLVATLLKSAREAKQHTSWTAPDARFERALTDYARGALANPGLCPRIAGFVQLLAPYARSNSLAAALLHLTVPGVPDVYQGSEEPLYTLVDPDNRAPVGLGSLAVRLTDSPTDRMGDFAREKLHLTTTALHLRREFGSYRPLAAEGPAADHLLAFGRGPRVISAVTRLPYGLARSGGWRDTVLELPAGRWTEQLTQRTFPAGPVPLDGLLDHYPVALLTEGP